The following coding sequences are from one Thermodesulfobacteriota bacterium window:
- a CDS encoding tetratricopeptide repeat protein, producing MTTASTDRKPGLPRAWLAPVVIAAAGLLAYANTFDAPFVFDDISNIVENPYVKVSGLTADEIIRVFRYASNRPVTYATLALNWFFHQDRVAGYHAVNLLIHILTAILVWLVTRETTALSRITGRFLPLGAALLWVTGPVLIQSVTYIIQRAASLAAFFSLLSLFCYIRARTSRMRHPDRKGSSAPWFVACGISLMAGLTSKEIAVLMPLFLLLYEWYFFQNLSGRWVRRHAPWIVLLLAMVIITGMVYLRGDASSRILFAGEDKVFTSVQRFMTAPAAAIYLLSLIAFPHPVRLNLDYDFPLSRSLSEPVTALAVLALISLAAAAVYSARRHRLFSYAVLWFLGNLAMETASPGLEVIYEHRLYLPALFPVIAFTAGLYRLLGDRRSTILVMLAMTVVLGAWTFQRNAVWGSGTGLWLDCARKSPGNARAFSHLGLTLGRNGQHPLQAIDYLNTALEQSRKRWGDDHPMTAVHHYNLAEIYRVTGNTGQAIVHYRQALSLLAPPHPGIAAVYNNLGTMKKRAGDMDGAMADYRKALEALPDSLKAPGQRTISAAGIYNNMAVLCAERGDMLQAEHYMTEALRLLTDEFGEHHPLTERIAKALRELTRNPAGISP from the coding sequence ATGACAACCGCTTCCACAGACAGAAAACCGGGACTTCCGCGTGCCTGGTTGGCGCCGGTCGTCATCGCTGCCGCCGGTCTCCTGGCCTATGCCAACACCTTTGACGCCCCCTTTGTCTTTGACGACATCTCGAATATCGTTGAAAACCCGTACGTTAAGGTCTCCGGCCTGACGGCTGATGAAATCATCCGTGTCTTCCGGTACGCCTCCAACCGTCCCGTCACCTACGCCACCCTGGCGCTGAACTGGTTTTTCCATCAGGACCGGGTTGCCGGATACCATGCCGTCAACCTCCTGATCCACATCCTGACGGCCATCCTGGTCTGGCTGGTCACCCGGGAGACTACGGCCCTGAGCCGCATCACCGGCCGCTTTCTGCCTCTCGGCGCGGCGCTCTTATGGGTGACCGGTCCAGTCCTGATCCAATCCGTCACCTATATTATCCAGCGGGCCGCCTCCCTGGCGGCCTTTTTCAGCCTGCTGTCCCTTTTCTGCTACATCCGGGCACGAACCAGCCGGATGAGGCACCCCGATCGGAAAGGGTCGTCAGCGCCCTGGTTTGTCGCCTGCGGCATCTCTCTCATGGCCGGACTGACCTCAAAAGAGATCGCGGTGCTTATGCCGCTGTTTCTGCTGCTTTACGAGTGGTATTTTTTCCAGAACCTTTCCGGCCGCTGGGTCAGGCGTCATGCCCCATGGATCGTCCTGCTCCTGGCGATGGTCATCATCACGGGCATGGTCTATCTGCGCGGAGACGCGTCCAGCCGCATCCTCTTCGCCGGTGAAGATAAGGTCTTTACTTCGGTCCAGCGCTTCATGACCGCGCCGGCGGCGGCCATCTATTTACTCTCACTGATCGCCTTCCCTCACCCGGTCCGGCTCAATCTTGATTATGATTTCCCCTTATCCCGGTCGTTGTCGGAACCGGTCACGGCCCTGGCGGTACTGGCCCTTATCAGCCTGGCGGCGGCCGCCGTTTACTCGGCCCGGAGACACCGGCTGTTCTCCTATGCCGTTCTATGGTTTCTGGGTAACCTGGCCATGGAAACCGCTTCACCAGGGCTGGAAGTCATCTATGAACACCGCCTCTACCTGCCCGCCCTCTTCCCGGTCATCGCTTTTACCGCCGGCCTGTATCGTTTGCTTGGCGACAGACGGTCAACGATTCTGGTAATGCTCGCGATGACGGTCGTGCTCGGTGCCTGGACCTTCCAGAGAAACGCCGTCTGGGGAAGCGGTACGGGCTTGTGGCTGGACTGCGCCCGCAAATCTCCCGGCAATGCCCGCGCCTTCAGTCACCTGGGGCTGACCCTGGGACGAAACGGACAACATCCACTCCAGGCCATTGACTACTTGAACACCGCCCTGGAGCAGAGCCGGAAACGCTGGGGTGACGATCACCCCATGACGGCCGTCCATCACTACAATTTGGCGGAGATATACCGGGTAACGGGAAACACGGGCCAGGCCATTGTTCACTACCGGCAGGCATTGTCGCTGCTGGCTCCGCCTCATCCCGGGATTGCGGCGGTCTACAACAACCTGGGCACCATGAAAAAACGCGCGGGAGACATGGACGGCGCCATGGCCGATTACCGAAAAGCGCTTGAAGCGCTGCCGGACAGCCTGAAAGCCCCGGGACAGAGAACGATCAGCGCGGCCGGCATTTACAACAATATGGCCGTACTTTGCGCCGAGCGGGGGGATATGTTGCAGGCGGAGCATTATATGACAGAAGCGTTGCGACTGCTGACGGACGAATTCGGAGAGCATCACCCGCTGACGGAAAGGATTGCAAAAGCCTTGAGGGAACTGACCCGAAACCCGGCCGGCATCAGCCCGTAA